From Pirellulaceae bacterium:
CAATTGACCCCAAATTCGGTTTACCAGAACTCTTGCCGTTAAGGGATTGTCCTTACTTGCAATCACGTTTGCCAATTCGATTCGGCCGCTACCGCTTGTGAATTCGTGTCGGTTCTCAGCACTGAGGATCTGCAAATAACCACGCGGTACCATCGGGCCTTTGTTGTTGACGTCACCGCGAAGAAATACATGCAGGTTCGTCGGTTGACCTTCACGCACGATGTGCATTGAGTTGCCAGTGCCTTTTTTCTTTTTCGGGGCATTTTCGGGAGACGCTTTCAGTTCCAGAGCATGATTGAACATCTCCGTACTGGCGAACACGCCGGCCAACGCGTAATAGTCCTCTGATTGAATGGGGTCGAATTTGTGATCATGGCAACGAGCACAGGCAACCGTAAGGCCCAACAAGCCTCGAGATACTGTATCGACACGGTCCTCCCACTCTTCGGCTTTGACCTGAAGTCGCTTACGATCGTAATATTTCGGCCCCAGGCCAATGAAGCCCAACGCGACAAGGTCGGCTGGGTTCGCTGTTTCGATCAAATCGGCAGCCAGTTGAAGCTTCACGAAGTCGTCGTAGGGTACGTCTTCATTCAGTGCTTGAATCAGCCAATCCCGATAGAGATGAGCATTCGGGTAGAACAATGACTTGTTGTTGCCGACGATGTGAGCTTGGTCTTCGGCAAACCTCGCAAGGTCGAGCCAGACACGTCCCCAGCGTTCGCCAAATCGAGGAGATGCCAACAATTGGTCCAAGGCTCGATGCAGTTGCTGATCAGACTCAGGGACACTGAATTGTTCCAGCCAATCTTGGGTGGGCGGAAGACCAGTCAGGTCAAAACTCAAACGCCGTAGTAAGACTCGCATGGCAGCTGGCGGATTGGGAGTCAGGCCAATCGTCTCAAGTTGTCGGACCACAAAAAAATCGTGCTTGCGACGAGGCCAGCTCGAATTATCGACGGAGGGTAGGGGGGATCGTTTGGGTTTTTGGAATGCCCAGAAGTCGCGTGCTTGGTCCCAGTCGATTTCGGATCGCACCGGAGCTGCCGAATCGTTTTTGCGCGGGTCGGCTGCGCCCGACTTAATCCAGTGCTCGAAATCGGCAATCATGGCGGCCGGTAACTTGCCGTTGGGGGGCATTTCCAGATCGTCATAGCGAATGGCCCGCCAAAGTAAACTTGCCGCCGGATCACCTGGTACCACGGCTGGTCCTGATTCGCCACCGCGTAATAAAGATTCTCGCGAGTCGAGCAATAGATTCGCGTGTAACTCGTCGGCAACTGCCGAATGGCAGTCGTAACAATGTTCAATGAGTGCTGGACGAATCTTTCGCTCAAAAA
This genomic window contains:
- a CDS encoding PSD1 and planctomycete cytochrome C domain-containing protein, which gives rise to MLRFVMTALLFCYQFALPTLVIGDEFSSEAIDFFERKIRPALIEHCYDCHSAVADELHANLLLDSRESLLRGGESGPAVVPGDPAASLLWRAIRYDDLEMPPNGKLPAAMIADFEHWIKSGAADPRKNDSAAPVRSEIDWDQARDFWAFQKPKRSPLPSVDNSSWPRRKHDFFVVRQLETIGLTPNPPAAMRVLLRRLSFDLTGLPPTQDWLEQFSVPESDQQLHRALDQLLASPRFGERWGRVWLDLARFAEDQAHIVGNNKSLFYPNAHLYRDWLIQALNEDVPYDDFVKLQLAADLIETANPADLVALGFIGLGPKYYDRKRLQVKAEEWEDRVDTVSRGLLGLTVACARCHDHKFDPIQSEDYYALAGVFASTEMFNHALELKASPENAPKKKKGTGNSMHIVREGQPTNLHVFLRGDVNNKGPMVPRGYLQILSAENRHEFTSGSGRIELANVIASKDNPLTARVLVNRIWGQLIGRPLVDTPSNFGQLGDRPSHPTLLDDLSVRFMENDWSLKWLIREIVSSSTYRQSSLSSQAKFSKDPTNQWLSRMNRRRLEIEAWRDSLLSASQMLGSQIGGPSIAPQDPDISRRTIYARVSRFQLDPLLALFDFPDANVHSAARLETTTPIQKLFVMNHPFVLRHSERIAARITNSSSDPKERVGAIYLQLFSRLPNAEERELARQFLEHTHSDSQQAWIQYTQALIASNEMLFLD